Proteins found in one Rhabdothermincola sediminis genomic segment:
- a CDS encoding CDP-alcohol phosphatidyltransferase family protein encodes MSDRSGGDGASLGASPDAPRPALSAVGAASRALPGDDRIATVPNAITLVRLLCLPVYLWLLLHTEDRMVAAGLLAGLGATDWADGYIARHFNQTSNLGRTLDPVADRMLFFVGVGGILAVDAAPRWFCIVVLVRESLVGGAAVLLAALGAERIEVTWFGKAGTFCLMFAFPLFLAGSSSSTWAPAFENLGWLAAIPGLALSIYAAVGYVPIGWRALRAGRASRAPDARAGRATG; translated from the coding sequence ATGTCCGACCGATCGGGAGGAGACGGTGCGTCGCTGGGTGCCTCGCCCGACGCGCCTCGCCCGGCGCTCTCGGCGGTGGGGGCGGCGTCCCGAGCGCTCCCGGGGGACGACCGGATCGCGACCGTCCCGAACGCCATCACGCTGGTACGCCTGCTGTGCCTCCCCGTGTACCTGTGGCTCCTCCTGCACACGGAGGACCGGATGGTGGCCGCAGGCCTGCTCGCCGGGCTCGGGGCCACCGACTGGGCGGACGGCTACATCGCCCGCCACTTCAACCAGACCTCGAACCTCGGCCGGACCCTGGACCCGGTCGCGGACCGGATGCTGTTCTTCGTCGGGGTCGGTGGCATCCTCGCGGTGGACGCCGCGCCCCGGTGGTTCTGCATCGTCGTGCTGGTGAGGGAGTCGCTGGTCGGCGGTGCGGCGGTGCTGCTGGCAGCGCTGGGGGCGGAGCGGATCGAGGTGACCTGGTTCGGCAAGGCGGGCACGTTCTGCCTGATGTTCGCCTTCCCGCTGTTCCTGGCGGGCTCGAGCTCGAGCACGTGGGCTCCGGCGTTCGAGAACCTGGGGTGGTTGGCGGCCATCCCCGGTCTGGCCCTGTCGATCTATGCCGCGGTCGGCTACGTGCCCATCGGGTGGCGGGCACTGCGCGCCGGGCGTGCCAGCCGGGCCCCCGACGCCCGGGCCGGGCGAGCGACCGGATAG
- a CDS encoding sugar phosphate nucleotidyltransferase, protein MKAVIMAGGEGTRLRPLTSNAPKPMLPLVNRPMMVHVIELLKEHGFDDIVVTVAFLANAIRNYFGDGSEFGVRIAYTTEETPLGTAGSVRNAMDQLTDRFLVISGDVLTDIDLSAIVRFHEERQAVATIGLAHVENPLEFGIVITEKDGAIERFLEKPTWGQVFSDTINTGIFVLEPEIFDYIPPDRPVDFSSEVFPALLDKGRPLYGAVADGYWEDVGTLEAYVRAHKDILDGKVRVNVPGFEMRPGVWVGEGAEVHPQAVIVGPGVIGDNCRLEAGARLGEYSVLGANVRVRNDAVLERSVVHDNAYLGEGVHLRGAVVGRSCDLRNGARAEEGVVLGDECFVGDDALLASGVKVYPFKTVEAGAVVNTSIVWESRGARSLFGRDGITGLANVDITPELATRVAMAFGSTLKKGDRVITSRDSSRSARMLKRSMMAGLNAVGVTVEDLEVASVPVTRFVLRRPTDSAGITIRLAPGDPQAVIIRFFDSEGLDITEDTQRKIERLFNREDFRRVFPGEIGDIGFAPRALEHYSTALESIVDIERIRSNRFKVVIDYAYGSTSFAMPNVLAKLGLDVLAVNPYVSTAGVLRDDLAGHAANVASLVRSSGSHLGGVLDPDGERLILIDDSGHVLDDTEALLAILRLLPGKLQGDRVALPVSVTSKAEEIAAAHGIQVSWTKLSSPALMDAAREPGVGFAGNDHGNFILPGFLPGFDASATFVKVLDLLAFQGVRLSEVVAGLPRVHVVHETVVTPWDQKGTVMRSLVEQSKDRAVLLVDGVKVFHDQGWALALPDPEEPITHIWAEGATGARARQLVQEYARRIRQMVR, encoded by the coding sequence ATGAAGGCCGTGATCATGGCCGGCGGGGAGGGCACCCGGCTGCGACCGCTGACCTCCAATGCCCCCAAACCGATGCTCCCCCTCGTGAACCGGCCGATGATGGTGCACGTCATCGAGCTGCTCAAGGAGCACGGCTTCGACGACATCGTGGTCACAGTCGCCTTCCTCGCCAACGCGATCCGCAACTACTTCGGTGACGGGTCCGAGTTTGGCGTCCGGATCGCCTACACGACCGAGGAGACGCCCCTCGGCACCGCCGGATCGGTCCGCAACGCCATGGACCAGCTCACCGATCGGTTCCTCGTCATCTCCGGTGACGTGCTCACGGACATCGATCTCAGCGCCATCGTGCGATTCCATGAGGAGCGTCAGGCGGTCGCCACGATCGGCCTCGCTCACGTCGAGAACCCGCTCGAGTTCGGCATCGTGATCACCGAGAAGGACGGCGCGATCGAGCGTTTCCTCGAGAAGCCCACCTGGGGGCAGGTGTTCAGCGACACGATCAACACCGGGATCTTCGTGCTCGAGCCGGAGATCTTCGACTACATCCCCCCCGACCGGCCGGTCGACTTCTCGAGCGAGGTGTTCCCGGCCCTCCTGGACAAGGGACGCCCCCTGTACGGTGCGGTGGCCGACGGCTACTGGGAGGACGTGGGCACGCTCGAGGCCTACGTCCGGGCCCACAAGGACATCCTCGACGGCAAGGTCCGGGTCAACGTCCCGGGCTTCGAGATGCGACCGGGCGTGTGGGTCGGCGAGGGTGCTGAGGTCCACCCGCAGGCCGTCATCGTAGGGCCGGGGGTGATCGGCGACAACTGCCGCCTCGAAGCCGGTGCCCGCCTCGGTGAGTACAGCGTGCTGGGAGCGAACGTGCGGGTTCGCAACGACGCCGTGCTGGAGCGGTCGGTCGTCCACGACAACGCCTACCTGGGTGAGGGCGTGCACCTCCGGGGAGCGGTCGTGGGGCGCTCCTGCGATCTGCGCAACGGGGCGCGGGCGGAGGAGGGGGTGGTGCTGGGCGACGAGTGCTTCGTCGGGGACGATGCGCTGCTGGCGTCCGGGGTGAAGGTCTACCCCTTCAAGACCGTCGAGGCCGGGGCGGTGGTGAACACCTCGATCGTGTGGGAGTCCCGGGGAGCACGCAGCCTGTTCGGTCGGGACGGCATCACCGGGCTGGCGAACGTCGACATCACCCCGGAACTGGCGACGCGGGTGGCGATGGCCTTCGGCAGCACCCTCAAGAAGGGTGATCGGGTCATCACGTCCCGCGACTCCAGCCGGTCGGCTCGCATGCTGAAGCGCTCGATGATGGCGGGCCTCAACGCGGTGGGGGTGACGGTGGAGGATCTCGAGGTGGCCTCCGTGCCCGTCACCCGCTTCGTCCTGCGGCGCCCCACGGACAGCGCAGGCATCACGATCCGCCTGGCACCCGGGGACCCGCAGGCGGTGATCATCCGGTTCTTCGATTCCGAGGGTCTCGACATCACCGAGGACACCCAACGAAAGATCGAGCGACTGTTCAACCGGGAGGATTTCCGGCGGGTCTTTCCCGGCGAGATCGGCGACATCGGCTTCGCCCCCCGGGCGCTCGAGCACTACTCCACCGCCCTGGAGTCGATCGTCGACATCGAGCGCATCCGGTCCAATCGTTTCAAGGTGGTCATCGACTACGCTTACGGTTCGACTTCGTTCGCTATGCCCAACGTGCTGGCGAAGCTCGGCTTGGACGTGCTGGCGGTCAACCCCTATGTGTCCACCGCAGGGGTGCTGCGAGACGATCTCGCCGGCCATGCGGCCAACGTGGCCAGCCTGGTCCGCTCCTCGGGATCGCACCTCGGTGGGGTGCTGGACCCGGACGGCGAGCGGCTCATCCTCATCGACGACTCGGGTCACGTCCTCGACGACACGGAAGCCCTGCTGGCCATCCTCCGGTTGTTGCCGGGGAAGCTGCAGGGTGACCGGGTGGCCCTGCCGGTGTCGGTCACCTCCAAGGCGGAGGAGATCGCCGCCGCGCACGGCATCCAGGTCAGCTGGACCAAGCTGTCCAGCCCGGCGCTCATGGACGCGGCTCGGGAGCCAGGGGTGGGGTTCGCGGGGAACGACCACGGCAACTTCATCCTTCCCGGGTTCCTGCCGGGGTTCGACGCGTCAGCCACCTTCGTCAAGGTCCTGGACCTCCTGGCGTTCCAGGGGGTGCGCCTCTCGGAGGTCGTCGCCGGGCTGCCCCGCGTGCACGTGGTCCACGAGACCGTGGTGACGCCCTGGGATCAGAAGGGCACGGTGATGCGCTCCCTCGTGGAGCAGAGCAAGGACCGCGCCGTGCTGCTCGTCGACGGGGTGAAGGTGTTCCACGATCAGGGGTGGGCGCTGGCCTTGCCGGACCCGGAAGAGCCGATCACGCACATCTGGGCGGAAGGCGCCACCGGCGCCAGGGCCCGGCAGCTGGTGCAGGAATACGCCCGCCGGATCCGCCAGATGGTGCGCTGA
- the gcvH gene encoding glycine cleavage system protein GcvH has translation MDFPGDLRYSTDHEWVRLEDGLVRVGITDYAQDALGDVVFIEVPEVGATVAAGEKISEVESTKSVSDIYAPVSGTITLVNAELADEPERLNQDPYGEGWICVLEPSDPAELEALLGADAYRALVEG, from the coding sequence ATGGACTTCCCGGGGGACCTCCGTTACTCGACCGATCACGAGTGGGTGCGGCTGGAGGACGGGCTCGTCCGCGTCGGCATCACCGACTACGCGCAGGATGCGCTCGGCGATGTCGTCTTCATCGAGGTCCCCGAGGTGGGCGCCACCGTCGCCGCCGGGGAGAAGATCAGCGAGGTGGAGTCCACCAAGTCGGTCAGTGACATCTATGCGCCGGTGTCGGGCACGATCACCCTGGTCAACGCGGAGCTCGCCGACGAACCCGAGCGGCTCAACCAGGACCCGTACGGTGAGGGATGGATCTGCGTGCTCGAGCCGAGCGACCCCGCGGAGCTCGAGGCGCTGCTCGGTGCCGACGCGTACCGGGCCCTGGTCGAAGGGTAG
- a CDS encoding FHA domain-containing protein, whose product MTDVFCNNCGHRNPLGSNFCSSCGAVLETQAPESTTITFHPTAPSDPVEEELAVELGEFPEDVGVLVVKRGPAAGSRFALDKPIVTAGRHPDSDIFLDDITVSRRHAEISRGVEGYTVRDVGSLNGTYVNRQRIDSPVPLRNGDEVQIGKFKLVFFMGAGPTETDG is encoded by the coding sequence GTGACCGACGTGTTCTGCAACAACTGCGGGCACCGGAACCCCCTCGGCTCCAACTTCTGCTCATCGTGTGGGGCGGTGCTCGAGACCCAGGCGCCGGAGAGCACCACCATCACCTTCCATCCCACCGCGCCGTCCGACCCGGTCGAGGAAGAGCTCGCCGTCGAGCTCGGGGAGTTCCCCGAGGACGTGGGCGTGCTGGTCGTCAAGCGAGGTCCCGCGGCCGGCTCCCGGTTCGCGCTCGACAAGCCGATCGTCACAGCGGGGCGCCATCCCGACAGCGACATCTTCCTCGACGACATCACCGTCTCCCGGCGCCATGCGGAGATCAGCAGGGGAGTGGAGGGCTACACGGTCCGTGACGTCGGCTCGCTCAACGGGACCTACGTGAACCGCCAGCGCATCGACTCCCCGGTGCCGTTGCGCAACGGGGACGAAGTCCAGATCGGCAAGTTCAAGCTGGTGTTCTTCATGGGTGCCGGGCCGACCGAGACCGATGGTTGA
- the ftsR gene encoding transcriptional regulator FtsR, which produces MVERSHLSIGEVLNLLQEEFPDVTISKIRFLESQGLLDPERTPSGYRKFYDADIERLRWILRQQKENFLPLKVIKDRLAAGELGEPVGAGKASARAGSPAGTGRSAPSSSRAATPGPAPDEAPAEETGPRDRSPDPSRPARKRRNGSQASLLDAGETAVSMSLDELVSATGLTPRVIGELERFGLLASRTLGATSYYDEDALVVGRLAASFLRYGVEPRHLRMYKVAAERESGVFEQLILPLLKQRNPQSRRQALEVLEELAQLGEQLRAAMLRHALREYLGQS; this is translated from the coding sequence ATGGTTGAGCGCAGCCACCTCTCGATCGGCGAGGTCCTGAACCTCCTCCAAGAGGAGTTCCCCGACGTCACGATCTCGAAGATCCGGTTCCTCGAGAGCCAGGGTCTGCTCGATCCCGAGCGCACGCCCTCCGGGTACCGGAAGTTCTACGACGCGGACATCGAGCGCCTCCGCTGGATCCTGCGCCAACAGAAGGAGAACTTCCTCCCCCTGAAGGTGATCAAAGACCGGCTCGCTGCCGGCGAGCTCGGCGAACCGGTCGGCGCCGGGAAGGCGTCGGCCCGGGCCGGATCGCCAGCGGGCACCGGGCGGTCGGCTCCCAGCTCGAGCCGTGCCGCGACGCCGGGACCGGCGCCGGACGAGGCACCCGCCGAGGAGACCGGTCCACGGGACAGGTCACCGGACCCCTCCCGGCCAGCTCGCAAGCGCCGCAACGGCTCGCAGGCCTCGTTGCTGGACGCTGGCGAGACCGCGGTGAGCATGTCACTCGACGAGCTCGTGTCGGCGACCGGGCTGACCCCCAGGGTGATCGGCGAGCTCGAGCGCTTCGGGCTCCTGGCGAGCCGGACCCTCGGGGCGACCAGCTACTACGACGAGGACGCGCTGGTTGTGGGCCGACTGGCGGCGAGCTTCCTGAGGTACGGGGTCGAGCCGCGGCACCTGCGCATGTACAAGGTGGCCGCAGAACGCGAATCGGGGGTGTTCGAGCAGCTCATCCTCCCGCTGCTCAAGCAGCGCAACCCGCAGTCCCGCCGCCAGGCCCTCGAGGTGCTGGAGGAGTTGGCGCAGCTCGGTGAGCAGCTGCGAGCGGCGATGCTGCGGCACGCGCTCCGGGAGTACCTGGGCCAGAGCTGA
- the hpt gene encoding hypoxanthine phosphoribosyltransferase — translation MGTESRVPRPPEVLADRQAIEATVTRLGREISARHRDGLVIVAVLKGSLLFVSDLVRSLTVQPVVEFLAISRYEPDSGRVRILKDLDLDVTGRDVVLVEDIVDTGLTLGFLLGELGRRSPASLEVCTLLDKRVRRILPAPLAYVGFEVPDVFVLGYGLDFAGRYRNLDMLVTADAVALTADPDAYVDQLYRSHGARGPG, via the coding sequence GTGGGCACCGAGAGTCGGGTCCCACGCCCACCGGAGGTGCTGGCCGATCGGCAGGCGATCGAGGCGACCGTGACCCGGCTCGGGCGGGAGATCTCCGCTCGGCACCGTGACGGGTTGGTGATCGTAGCGGTGCTGAAGGGCAGCCTGCTCTTCGTGAGCGACCTGGTGCGCTCCCTCACGGTCCAGCCGGTGGTCGAGTTCCTCGCGATCTCGCGCTACGAGCCGGACTCGGGTCGGGTGCGCATCCTGAAGGATCTGGATCTGGATGTCACCGGTCGCGATGTCGTGCTGGTGGAGGACATCGTCGACACCGGGCTCACGCTGGGGTTCCTCCTCGGGGAGCTCGGCCGGCGCTCGCCCGCGTCCTTGGAGGTCTGCACCCTCCTCGACAAGCGGGTGCGCCGCATCCTCCCGGCACCGCTGGCCTACGTCGGGTTCGAGGTCCCCGACGTCTTCGTCCTGGGGTACGGGCTCGACTTCGCCGGGCGGTACCGCAACCTCGACATGCTCGTGACCGCCGACGCGGTCGCGCTGACCGCCGACCCGGACGCCTATGTCGACCAGCTGTACCGGTCGCACGGGGCTCGGGGTCCGGGTTGA
- a CDS encoding bifunctional nuclease family protein, whose amino-acid sequence MIEMELVAVRIELPGNTPVVLLRELAEERRILPIFIGQPEATAIAFAIDGVVTPRPMTHDLMKDLLDELGATVERVVITELSEGTFFAEIHLSVGAAAHQVSSRPSDAIALALRAGCPIFAEEAVLSEAGLVEESEQESEEVVEKFREFIESVNPDDFAS is encoded by the coding sequence ATGATCGAGATGGAGCTGGTCGCCGTCCGGATCGAACTGCCCGGCAACACCCCGGTGGTGCTCTTGCGAGAGCTGGCCGAGGAGCGCCGGATCCTACCGATCTTCATCGGCCAGCCCGAGGCCACCGCCATCGCGTTCGCCATCGACGGCGTGGTGACGCCTCGGCCGATGACCCACGACCTCATGAAGGACCTGCTCGACGAGCTCGGAGCCACGGTCGAGCGGGTCGTGATCACCGAGCTTTCGGAGGGCACGTTCTTCGCCGAGATCCACCTGTCGGTGGGCGCGGCTGCGCACCAGGTCTCGAGCCGTCCGTCGGACGCCATCGCGCTGGCGCTGCGGGCCGGATGCCCCATCTTCGCCGAGGAGGCCGTCCTGTCGGAGGCCGGGCTGGTCGAGGAGTCCGAACAGGAGAGCGAGGAGGTGGTGGAGAAGTTCCGTGAGTTCATCGAATCGGTGAACCCGGACGATTTCGCCTCCTGA
- a CDS encoding MerR family transcriptional regulator yields the protein MTTRGAGEGYSGAKAAEIVGITYRQLDYWARTDLVRPSLEDARGSGTRRRYSYRDLLELKVIKTLLDAGIRLETVREVFTYLREHLGEDVTRANLVIQGSRSVLIQTDGELIDLVKKGQGVLNVLPLAGVKEEVDARIVELRPAPGEGAVGEATVTRLASGG from the coding sequence ATGACCACTCGAGGTGCGGGCGAGGGATACAGCGGGGCGAAGGCAGCCGAGATCGTCGGCATCACCTACCGCCAGCTCGACTACTGGGCGCGCACCGACCTGGTGCGACCCTCCCTGGAGGACGCCCGCGGCAGTGGCACCCGCCGGCGCTACAGCTACCGCGATCTGCTCGAGCTCAAGGTGATCAAGACCTTGCTCGACGCCGGGATCCGCCTCGAGACGGTGCGGGAGGTCTTCACCTACCTCCGCGAGCATCTGGGCGAGGACGTCACCCGAGCCAACCTGGTCATCCAGGGCAGCCGCTCGGTGCTGATCCAGACCGACGGCGAGCTGATCGACCTGGTCAAGAAGGGCCAGGGAGTGCTGAACGTCCTGCCGCTCGCCGGCGTGAAGGAGGAGGTCGACGCCCGTATCGTGGAGCTGCGGCCCGCGCCGGGCGAGGGAGCGGTCGGGGAGGCGACGGTGACCCGCCTCGCGAGCGGGGGCTGA
- a CDS encoding helix-turn-helix domain-containing protein yields MVQLQVVPDDRRERARDRKRRRFLAAAGRVIDERGLAGLTMQAVAEELDCAVGTIYTYFDSKAALLAALQAEAVETLVASYRTAAASWDPVLDEGEGLDPGLRALVHLQAFGAFFCAASVVLADEFHLQRLLLSERPPGSSAVDQRRPMAVLERLFEIPRSLVDAAVACDVLEPGDTLERVVRWLAALDGVLLLDALAGVDRHLFRGQHHGRALTADLLVGWGADRADVEVAASHVDRLAAVGPLAPPPHGPGYE; encoded by the coding sequence GTGGTTCAACTCCAGGTGGTGCCAGACGACCGGCGCGAGCGGGCACGTGACCGGAAACGGCGCAGGTTCCTCGCCGCCGCCGGCCGGGTCATCGACGAGCGGGGCCTGGCGGGGCTCACCATGCAGGCCGTCGCCGAGGAGCTCGACTGTGCGGTCGGCACGATCTACACCTACTTCGATTCGAAGGCCGCACTGCTCGCGGCCCTCCAGGCTGAGGCGGTGGAGACCCTGGTCGCCTCCTACCGGACGGCCGCTGCGAGCTGGGACCCCGTGCTCGACGAAGGGGAGGGCCTCGACCCCGGGCTGAGGGCGCTCGTGCACCTGCAGGCGTTCGGCGCCTTCTTCTGCGCCGCGTCGGTGGTGCTCGCCGACGAGTTCCACCTCCAGCGGCTGCTGCTGAGCGAGCGCCCGCCCGGCAGCTCCGCCGTGGACCAGCGCCGGCCCATGGCGGTACTCGAGCGCCTCTTCGAGATCCCTCGGTCCCTGGTGGACGCCGCGGTGGCGTGCGACGTGCTCGAGCCCGGTGACACCCTCGAACGGGTGGTCCGCTGGCTGGCTGCGCTCGACGGGGTGTTGCTGCTCGATGCCCTGGCCGGCGTCGACCGACACCTCTTCCGGGGCCAGCACCACGGCCGAGCCTTGACCGCGGATCTTCTCGTGGGCTGGGGGGCAGATCGGGCCGACGTGGAGGTCGCGGCCAGCCACGTCGATCGGCTGGCAGCGGTCGGGCCGCTGGCGCCGCCCCCGCATGGCCCGGGCTACGAGTGA
- the gcvT gene encoding glycine cleavage system aminomethyltransferase GcvT — translation MTLRRSPLDRVHRDLQAKMVPFGGWEMPLQYREGTIAEHLACRQGAAVFDVSHLGTVRVSGPGALDVLQAAFTNDLRKISPGRAQYTHLLDPADASVLDDIIVWWVGPEDFDVMPNASNTDRVVAALEGAIAQDVTASRAVLAVQGPDARARLSRVSPQAAAVGRFQVAAIDWAGVLLVVAGTGYTGEDGVEIAVPADHAEPLWSALLEAGIAPAGLGARDTLRLEAGLPLHGHELGPGITPLQAGLGWVVSWDKGPFRGRAPLLAEREAGPTRRLRGLLTEGRRPPRAGQEVRRAGEPLGTVTSGNFSPVLGRGIALALLAPEVDEGEELQIDARGTELVARVVHIPFVSRDR, via the coding sequence ATGACGCTGCGCCGCTCACCACTCGACCGGGTACACCGGGACCTGCAGGCCAAGATGGTCCCCTTCGGGGGATGGGAGATGCCCCTGCAGTACCGCGAGGGCACCATCGCCGAGCACCTGGCCTGCAGGCAGGGCGCGGCGGTGTTCGACGTCAGCCATCTCGGGACCGTGCGGGTCAGCGGCCCGGGCGCGCTCGACGTGTTGCAGGCCGCGTTCACGAACGACCTGCGCAAGATCAGCCCGGGCCGGGCTCAGTACACCCACCTGCTCGATCCCGCCGACGCCTCCGTGCTCGACGACATCATCGTGTGGTGGGTGGGGCCTGAGGACTTCGACGTGATGCCCAACGCATCGAACACCGACCGCGTGGTGGCGGCGCTGGAGGGTGCGATCGCGCAGGACGTCACCGCCTCGAGGGCCGTGCTCGCCGTCCAGGGCCCTGATGCCCGGGCCCGGCTGAGCCGGGTCAGCCCGCAGGCCGCGGCGGTCGGGCGGTTCCAGGTCGCCGCGATCGACTGGGCCGGCGTGCTGCTGGTGGTGGCGGGCACCGGCTACACGGGGGAGGACGGCGTCGAGATCGCGGTGCCCGCCGACCATGCCGAGCCGCTGTGGTCCGCCCTGCTGGAAGCGGGCATCGCTCCCGCCGGCCTGGGGGCCAGGGACACGCTGCGCCTGGAGGCCGGCTTGCCCCTGCACGGGCACGAGCTCGGGCCGGGCATCACCCCCTTGCAGGCCGGGCTCGGCTGGGTGGTGAGCTGGGACAAGGGCCCCTTCCGGGGCCGGGCCCCGCTGCTCGCCGAGCGGGAGGCGGGCCCGACCCGGCGGCTGCGAGGTCTGCTCACGGAGGGCCGGCGCCCACCTCGGGCCGGGCAGGAGGTACGGCGTGCCGGCGAGCCGCTGGGCACGGTCACCAGCGGGAACTTCTCGCCGGTGCTGGGCCGCGGCATCGCCTTGGCGCTGCTCGCCCCCGAGGTGGACGAGGGTGAGGAGCTGCAGATCGATGCCCGGGGCACCGAGCTGGTGGCGCGGGTCGTGCATATCCCGTTCGTGTCCCGCGATCGCTGA